A part of Ooceraea biroi isolate clonal line C1 chromosome 10, Obir_v5.4, whole genome shotgun sequence genomic DNA contains:
- the LOC105278291 gene encoding formin-like protein isoform X3 has translation MGIVQSRGGESDGGVREVFVGGVKAGVPHHSCQPCLGMGSLGGPHARTGSVRSAPRQPMPDAVELERRFTKVLASMDLPPDKAKLLKQYDNEKKWDIICDQERVQAKDPPSHYLAKLRTYLDPKASRSHRSYRFLTFFQKRKMVGESTSTQVLRDLEISLRTNHIEWVREFLDEENQGLDALIDYLSFRLLMMRHEQRLLESHTSSEEKLQTGTGDTATLNNGCLRPPLHELKDSPGVKRRSRHVARLNMGEAKDDIHVCILCMRAIMNNKYGFNMVIQHREAINCIALSLIHKSLRTKALVLELLAAICLVKGGHEIILSAFDNFKEVCSERRRFTTLMAYFTQYDSFHIEFMVACMQFVNIVVHSVEDMNFRVHLQYEFTKLGLDEYLEKLRHTESEDLQVQISAYLDNVFDVAALMEDSETKTAALEKVTELEDELGHAHDRMAELERESLAKLAELETELGALKVEYADALEARRLVEEELTALKRQKQDSARRQSVLENKIIELETLTGTLTKGSSAASLRNGIATSPLSNSDNITSDTFNTTPSPEQAPPPAPAPPPPPPPPCPPLPPMAPLSPGDHKLPPPVPIPPPPAGMMQAPDGAMTIKRKVQTKYKLPTLNWIALKPNQVRGTIFNELDDDRLHSYIDFSDFEERFKIGMSGHVANGNSEIDGLQSFPSKRFKKPENISLLEHTRLRNIAISRRKMEMPVEKVIMAVNALDLKILSLENVELLQRMVPTDQEIKAYREYIMEKKSINLLTEEDKFLMQLGKVERISTKLSIMNYIGNFFDNLHLITPQIHAVISASSSVKSSKKLRAVLEIILAFGNYLNSSKRGPAYGFKLQSLDTLLDTKSTDKRMCLLHYIVATIRVKFPELINFESELMYIDKAATVSLENITTDVHELEKGMDLVRKEFELRGKEKHNTVLRDFLNNSEEKLRRLKLDARTAGEAFRECVEFFGESPRQADANTFFSLLVRFARAFKAADQENEQRRRLEAAAAEALNTSEEVIKRNKLNQKKQQSPKFCCNSNKSLLHRHLNELELRT, from the exons GCCTCCATGGATCTGCCGCCGGACAAAGCGAAACTTTTGAAGCAGTACGACAACGAGAAGAAGTGGGACATCATCTGCGACCAA GAAAGAGTACAAGCTAAGGATCCGCCGTCCCATTATCTAGCAAAGTTACGTACCTACCTGGACCCAAAAGCATCACGAAGCCATCGA TCGTATCGTTTCCTTACATTTttccagaaaagaaaaatggttGGAGAATCTACGTCAACACAAGTATTACGAGACTTGGAAATATCCTTACGCACAAATCACATTGA ATGGGTGAGGGAATTCTTGGATGAGGAGAACCAAGGCTTGGATGCGCTGATAGACTATCTGAGCTTCAGGCTGCTGATGATGCGACATGAGCAGCGGCTCTTGGAGTCTCACACAAGTTCCGAGGAAAAATTGCAAACCG gCACCGGTGATACCGCAACGTTGAACAATGGATGCCTAAGGCCGCCTCTTCACGAACTCAAAGATAGTCCTGGCGTTAAAAGGAGATCCCGGCACGTGGCGCGCCTAAATATGGGCGAAGCAAAGGACGACATTCACGTTTGCATACTGTGCATGCGTGCCATCATGAATAATAAG TATGGATTCAACATGGTTATTCAGCACAGAGAGGCCATCAACTGCATCGCGCTGAGCTTAATCCATAAAAGTCTGAG AACGAAGGCTCTGGTGTTGGAGCTTCTCGCCGCGATCTGCTTGGTAAAGGGAGGCCACGAGATCATCCTGTCGGCGTTCGACAACTTCAAAGAAGTTTGCTCCGAGAGAAGGCGGTTCACGACACTTATGGCGTATTTCACTCAGTACGACAGTTTTCACATAGAATTCATGGTCGCTTGTATGCAATTCGTAAATATAGTCGTGCATTCGGTCGAGGATATGAACTTCAGGGTACATCTGCAGTACGAGTTCACGAAGCTCGGATTGGACGAGTACCTCGAGAAGCTTAGGCACACGGAAAGCGAGGATTTGcag GTACAAATCTCAGCTTACCTAGATAACGTGTTTGACGTAGCTGCCTTGATGGAGGACAGCGAAACAAAGACTGCAGCGTTAGAGAAAGTAACGGAATTGGAAGACGAACTTGGTCAT GCACACGACCGTATGGCGGAATTGGAGCGAGAATCGTTGGCGAAACTGGCGGAGCTGGAGACGGAATTAGGCGCGTTGAAGGTGGAGTACGCCGATGCTTTGGAAGCACGTAGATTAGTCGAAGAGGAGCTCACGGCTTTGAAACGGCAAAAGCAGGACTCCGCGCGAAGACAGAGCGTCCTGGAGAACAAGATCATCGAATTGGAGACTCTCACGGGAACTCTCACGAAGGGCTCGTCAG CTGCTAGTCTACGAAACGGAATCGCGACAAGCCCTCTAAGTAATTCAGACAACATTACATCCGACACGTTCAACACGACGCCGTCTCCGGAacaagcgcctccaccagctcccgcgccaccaccaccgccaccgccaccatgCCCGCCGCTACCTCCTATGGCGCCTCTTTCTCCGGGAGATCATAAGTTACCACCACCCGTTCCAATACCTCCGCCACCCGCTGGTATGATGCAAGCACCCGACGGAGCGATGACTATTAAACGAAAA GTCCAAACAAAGTACAAACTTCCCACCCTCAATTGGATCGCCCTGAAACCTAATCAGGTGCGGGGTACCATCTTCAATGAACTGGATGACGATCGTCTGCACAGCTACATTGATTTCTCCGACTTCGAGGAGCGGTTCAAAATCGGCATGAGCGGGCACGTGGCCAACGGTAACAGCGAGATCGACGGGCTTCAAAGTTTCCCCAGCAAACGATTCAAGAAACCCGAAAACATATCGCTTCTCGAACACACGAGATTACGAAACATTG CCATATCGCGTCGAAAGATGGAGATGCCGGTGGAGAAGGTGATAATGGCGGTGAATGCTCTCGATTTGAAAATTCTTTCACTCGAAAATGTGGAATTGCTGCAACGTATGGTACCTACGGATCAagag ATAAAGGCTTACCGTGAATACATAATGGAAAAGAAGAGCATCAACTTGCTGACAGAGGAGGATAAGTTTTTGATGCAACTCGGCAAGGTAGAGAGGATATCTACCAAGCTATCGATTATGAACTATATCGGAAACTTTTTCGACAATTTACATCTGATTACGCCACAAATACATGCTGTGATATCTGCGTCCAGTTCGGTTAAGAGTTCAAAGAAATTAAGAGCAGTATTAGAAATCATTCTTGCCTTTGGTAACTACTTAAACAGTAGCAAACGAGGCCCCGCGTACGGCTTCAAGTTACAAAGCTTAGATACCTTATTGGATACGAAATCGACCGATAAAAGGATGTGCCTTTTGCATTATATCGTCGCCACGATACGAGTCAAGTTTCCGGAGCTTATTAATTTCGAGTCGGAGTTAATGTACATCGATAAAGCTGCAACAG tttCACTGGAGAATATAACGACTGACGTGCACGAGCTGGAGAAGGGCATGGATCTTGTACGGAAGGAATTTGAATTACGTGGCAAGGAGAAGCACAATACGGTATTGCGCGATTTCTTGAATAACTCCGAGGAAAAATTACGTCGCTTGAAGCTCGACGCACGCACCGCCGGCGAAGCATTCCGAGAGTGTGTCGAATTCTTTGGCGAGAGTCCGAGACAGGCCGACGCTAAtaccttcttctctcttctcgtcaGATTCGCGAGAGCGTTTAAG GCAGCGGATCAAGAGAACGAACAGCGTCGTAGATTAGAGGCTGCTGCGGCGGAAGCTTTAAATACCTCGGAGGAAGTTATaaaacgtaataaattaaatcagaaGAAGCAACAG TCACCGAAATTTTGCTGTAACTCGAACAAGAGTCTGTTACACCGCCATCTTAATGAACTGGAGCTCAGAACGTAA